One Gimesia aquarii DNA segment encodes these proteins:
- a CDS encoding MazG nucleotide pyrophosphohydrolase domain-containing protein produces MFYEKDQARGIEGTFMWFMEEVGELSSALRENNDSENLAEEFADVLAWLATMANVAGIDLEQAIAQKYVQGCPRCHQPICTCDLSRKP; encoded by the coding sequence ATGTTTTACGAGAAAGATCAGGCTCGTGGAATTGAAGGAACGTTCATGTGGTTTATGGAAGAAGTAGGGGAATTATCATCTGCTCTCAGGGAAAATAATGATTCAGAAAATCTGGCTGAAGAATTTGCTGATGTTCTGGCCTGGTTAGCCACAATGGCGAATGTGGCTGGTATCGATCTGGAGCAGGCGATAGCCCAAAAGTATGTCCAAGGCTGCCCAAGGTGCCATCAACCTATCTGTACCTGTGATCTCTCTCGAAAGCCCTGA
- a CDS encoding MotA/TolQ/ExbB proton channel family protein, with translation MNYSLTPILNVAGYAIYIALGLTALYGVFCVILLIRQIAQKRFLTQNAASEFLDQIHEDIEKKDYESVINLCDSPPYWSKAVPQLILVAMANMERPAKKLRQMLAEKFERDILADLEYRMSWISTIVKSAPMLGLLGTVIGMINAFDKIGNMQESGGDPSQLAGEISFALFTTAAGLAVAIPLVMAGALIHVRIGKLQDSVQEHTGEFLEILDSSRQS, from the coding sequence ATGAATTACTCGCTGACTCCTATCTTGAATGTGGCTGGTTATGCCATCTATATTGCATTGGGATTGACCGCTTTGTATGGCGTTTTTTGTGTCATCCTGCTAATCAGACAAATCGCACAAAAACGATTCTTAACACAAAATGCAGCAAGCGAATTTCTCGACCAGATTCATGAAGATATCGAAAAAAAGGACTATGAATCTGTAATCAATCTCTGTGATTCGCCTCCCTATTGGAGTAAAGCAGTTCCGCAATTAATTTTAGTCGCGATGGCCAATATGGAACGTCCCGCGAAAAAATTAAGACAGATGCTCGCTGAAAAATTTGAACGGGATATTCTGGCTGACCTTGAATATCGCATGTCCTGGATCAGTACTATTGTGAAAAGTGCTCCCATGCTGGGTTTATTGGGAACCGTGATCGGAATGATCAACGCTTTTGATAAAATCGGCAACATGCAGGAGTCTGGAGGCGATCCCAGCCAACTGGCGGGCGAGATCAGCTTCGCGTTATTTACAACAGCTGCCGGCCTAGCAGTTGCCATTCCTTTGGTCATGGCTGGTGCCTTGATTCATGTTCGCATCGGAAAACTGCAAGACTCTGTTCAAGAACATACGGGTGAGTTTCTGGAAATTCTTGACTCATCACGTCAGTCATGA
- a CDS encoding HEAT repeat domain-containing protein, with protein sequence MKNHCAVQTRFSTFKHARVYFRTCLCGIILSIAFQNTASAQPPKAQIDAAIKRGIAFLKQTDDYRTTGMNAFVAYTLLKAGESPESPYIQTCLKNILFDHNRMNKDGELEYRPGSDFNYCAGVQLMVLEAINPEKYQDEIRATADFLIRTQHKSGSWYYPQDIDHNGDTSITQYAILGLWAAERAGVIVPTSVWDKAARWHLSTQYPDGAFGYHPASASERAPLHTMGVAGTGSMYVISMQLYPDGQLRSGPVKKANQEKKKKFGFLEKVDLTQKEKTKEDENKLTKPTISFNALEAGKSKGLGWIVKNYNVRNLNRWPNYYLYGIERIAAIADTQNLGPYDWYADGARQLLLTQQDDGSWKGTHNIKASTCLAIIFLSKATVKTLGRKYKPEPVGSGLLAGGRGLPKNLAEVQMRNGKVENKKLSGDLSELLAQLEDPANADLEAAQETLVETITLGDREELINQKDRVLKLVDARSPDVRRTAVWALSRTNDFRVSPYLIRALKDPDLSVRIEARNGLCTLSRKIRGLGMPEDPLADVAENLDEKERIKIVDKWSDEAIKRWQKWYNSVKPFDEKFDLFEVLNEFPQSKTK encoded by the coding sequence ATGAAAAATCATTGCGCTGTTCAAACTCGATTTTCTACTTTCAAACACGCTCGTGTCTATTTCAGAACGTGTTTATGTGGAATCATTCTTTCCATTGCTTTCCAGAATACAGCCTCTGCACAACCCCCCAAAGCACAAATTGACGCAGCCATCAAACGTGGTATTGCTTTCTTGAAACAGACGGATGATTATCGTACGACTGGTATGAATGCTTTTGTTGCTTACACGTTGCTTAAAGCAGGAGAATCACCAGAGTCGCCCTATATTCAGACCTGTTTGAAAAATATCCTTTTTGATCACAATCGAATGAATAAAGACGGTGAACTTGAATATAGACCTGGCAGCGACTTCAATTATTGCGCTGGCGTGCAATTAATGGTACTCGAAGCGATTAACCCTGAGAAATATCAGGATGAAATTCGCGCCACTGCTGATTTCTTAATTAGAACTCAACATAAAAGTGGTAGTTGGTATTACCCACAAGACATTGACCATAATGGTGATACCAGTATTACTCAATACGCGATTTTAGGACTTTGGGCTGCAGAACGGGCCGGAGTCATCGTACCGACTTCTGTCTGGGATAAAGCAGCACGCTGGCATCTCTCGACTCAGTACCCCGATGGGGCTTTTGGTTATCACCCTGCATCAGCCTCTGAAAGAGCCCCATTGCATACGATGGGTGTTGCAGGAACCGGTAGCATGTATGTGATATCAATGCAACTTTATCCCGATGGCCAATTACGCAGTGGTCCTGTTAAAAAAGCGAATCAGGAAAAGAAAAAAAAATTCGGTTTTCTAGAAAAAGTCGACTTAACTCAAAAAGAAAAAACCAAGGAAGATGAAAACAAGCTCACCAAACCAACAATCAGTTTTAACGCGCTCGAAGCAGGAAAATCAAAAGGTCTTGGCTGGATTGTTAAAAATTATAATGTTCGCAATCTCAATCGATGGCCTAATTATTATTTATATGGAATTGAACGCATTGCCGCGATTGCGGACACACAAAATCTGGGACCTTATGACTGGTACGCAGACGGAGCCCGTCAACTTCTATTGACTCAACAGGATGATGGCAGTTGGAAAGGGACTCACAATATAAAAGCTTCCACCTGCTTAGCAATCATTTTTCTTTCCAAAGCAACAGTTAAAACACTAGGTCGTAAATACAAACCTGAACCAGTTGGTTCCGGTTTATTAGCAGGAGGTAGAGGTCTTCCTAAAAATCTGGCGGAAGTCCAGATGCGAAATGGAAAGGTCGAAAACAAAAAACTCTCTGGCGATTTGAGTGAGTTATTAGCCCAATTGGAAGATCCAGCGAACGCCGACCTTGAAGCAGCTCAGGAAACACTCGTCGAAACAATCACACTCGGTGATCGAGAAGAACTCATTAATCAAAAAGATCGAGTTTTAAAACTAGTCGATGCGAGATCTCCTGATGTCCGCCGAACCGCAGTCTGGGCACTTTCGCGCACCAATGATTTTCGCGTCTCCCCTTACTTAATCCGTGCTTTAAAAGATCCCGATCTGAGTGTCAGAATCGAAGCACGAAATGGGTTATGTACGCTCAGCCGAAAAATTCGCGGTCTGGGAATGCCAGAAGATCCTTTGGCAGACGTTGCTGAAAACCTGGACGAAAAAGAACGGATTAAGATTGTCGACAAGTGGTCTGATGAAGCCATAAAACGTTGGCAAAAGTGGTATAACAGTGTGAAACCCTTCGATGAAAAATTTGATCTCTTCGAAGTACTGAATGAATTCCCCCAATCCAAAACAAAATAA
- a CDS encoding tetratricopeptide repeat protein — MPAPISKNSLLSFCIITLLLILPSVTCDLSATERKSSKTIDQLIKSAYEHKQHGRYAEAIEVYDAAEKQLSDTSPKLKDLKWQILLGRIDIATLTGETAQALKRIHSALEQIPDQAKLHAIAGKLYYETGEYEKADTHVTRALSLNSDDPLAHLIQAHLLTDSGKIEEANEAYRWFVRYYNRTQPEDSETLMLIAEGATQYARWNSVSQIFNFVINTLCPDALKADPLAWESSYLSGSILQEKYNRPQAAKEFSSALKINSQAAIVYVALARSAIEAHEFDKSIKLIEKALKINPKLIEALLLQCDLHLINGHYDKALKTAEIAFTINARNQSVLARIAACYSLLDGVPDRAKLALLFEDPEDAGNTKKANPDATRFTTLITKLLKQNPKPGYFLYELGQLLEMKRQFSFAEYAYLKTKEMMPQLSGPKTSLGMLYMQMGKTDLALQTLNEAFKADPYHVRVSNMRKVLGVLESYGLIATEHFIIRYDSKADFILGQYMAEYLEQIYPEMVKQFGYEPPGKTQFEIYHNAKGLGAHQWFSARMIGLPWIQTIGASTGAVVALTSPTTMNEPFNWAAVLKHELVHVFTLQQTKYKIPHWFTEALAVRSEGSARPQKFNQLLAERVPKNEIYSLDELDGVFVRPKSSNNWNFAYCQSLLCAEFMVEEFGEDSLKNLLSAYQKQLSTPDAIRQCFQIDQQEFEKRYHRYLQKIANSLKGYETKSTISFSDLRKQYEQDQNNLDIAGQYAYQLLRLRKKQKAREIALDVLSKNPKQPQAALTIARLELLSEDMKSATEVLQPALNSKSPDPELLELVGKLLLKQNKFQEALKLYQMGHSKYPYQTKWLEGLAQIYHSMDDSANLESTLIKYVHLDPANNKSMKILMQLFLDQQKYENALYWGQQSLYVDVLDPEIHQQIAETALKLNQTDLAIRELKMLLHLDVENEAMRFLLAKTLFDSGNKKEAVVELDRLLQQNPNHVKAIELKKKQ; from the coding sequence ATGCCAGCCCCTATTTCTAAAAATTCCCTACTCAGCTTTTGCATCATCACCTTGCTGTTAATTCTGCCATCTGTCACGTGCGATTTAAGTGCAACTGAAAGAAAATCGTCAAAGACAATTGATCAATTAATTAAATCCGCTTATGAACATAAACAGCATGGTCGTTATGCGGAAGCAATCGAAGTTTATGATGCAGCCGAGAAGCAACTCTCGGACACTTCTCCCAAATTGAAAGATTTGAAATGGCAGATTCTCCTTGGTCGTATTGACATTGCTACGTTAACAGGCGAAACAGCACAAGCATTGAAACGCATTCATTCCGCTTTAGAGCAAATACCTGACCAAGCCAAACTGCATGCCATAGCTGGAAAGCTGTATTATGAAACGGGAGAATACGAAAAAGCAGACACACACGTAACACGTGCGCTTTCACTCAACTCGGATGACCCATTGGCACATTTGATTCAAGCACATCTTTTAACAGACTCTGGTAAAATTGAAGAAGCCAATGAGGCTTACCGCTGGTTCGTGCGTTATTATAACCGAACTCAGCCTGAAGATTCTGAAACTCTGATGTTGATCGCCGAAGGGGCCACACAATACGCGCGCTGGAACAGTGTTTCTCAAATTTTCAACTTTGTGATTAACACCCTTTGCCCCGATGCTTTGAAAGCAGATCCCCTTGCCTGGGAATCTTCTTATCTAAGCGGCTCCATCCTGCAGGAAAAGTATAATCGTCCTCAGGCCGCGAAAGAATTTAGCTCGGCACTCAAAATCAACTCTCAAGCTGCAATTGTTTATGTTGCTTTAGCGCGATCTGCGATTGAGGCACATGAATTTGACAAAAGTATTAAACTGATTGAGAAGGCTTTAAAAATCAACCCAAAATTGATTGAAGCACTTCTCCTGCAGTGCGATCTGCACTTGATTAACGGCCACTATGATAAAGCTTTAAAAACTGCCGAAATCGCTTTTACTATCAATGCGCGAAATCAGTCTGTGTTAGCGAGAATTGCCGCCTGTTACTCGCTTCTGGACGGTGTACCTGACCGAGCAAAACTAGCGTTACTATTCGAAGACCCTGAAGATGCTGGCAATACAAAAAAAGCCAATCCAGATGCAACCCGTTTCACAACTCTCATCACAAAGCTCTTAAAACAAAATCCGAAACCCGGATACTTTCTTTACGAATTGGGGCAGTTATTGGAAATGAAACGCCAGTTTTCATTTGCCGAGTATGCCTATCTGAAGACAAAAGAGATGATGCCTCAGCTTTCAGGTCCGAAGACCTCTTTGGGAATGCTTTACATGCAAATGGGGAAAACGGATCTGGCACTGCAAACACTGAACGAAGCGTTTAAAGCTGATCCCTATCATGTGCGCGTCAGTAATATGCGAAAAGTGTTAGGTGTACTTGAATCTTATGGATTAATCGCCACAGAGCATTTTATCATTCGTTACGACTCCAAAGCCGATTTCATTCTGGGACAATATATGGCTGAGTACCTGGAACAAATTTATCCTGAAATGGTAAAACAATTTGGATATGAACCTCCCGGAAAAACCCAGTTTGAAATCTATCACAATGCAAAGGGCTTGGGAGCCCATCAATGGTTCAGCGCCCGGATGATCGGCCTGCCCTGGATTCAGACAATTGGTGCTTCAACGGGAGCTGTCGTTGCCTTGACTTCTCCTACGACAATGAATGAACCATTCAACTGGGCCGCGGTCCTCAAACACGAACTTGTGCATGTCTTCACACTTCAGCAAACCAAATATAAAATTCCACATTGGTTTACTGAAGCACTTGCTGTCAGAAGCGAAGGTAGTGCGCGGCCACAAAAATTTAATCAGCTGTTAGCAGAACGTGTTCCCAAGAACGAAATTTATTCACTGGATGAATTAGATGGCGTTTTCGTGCGTCCCAAATCTTCAAATAACTGGAACTTTGCCTATTGTCAAAGCCTGCTCTGTGCGGAGTTTATGGTCGAGGAATTCGGCGAGGATTCGTTAAAAAATTTGCTGTCCGCTTACCAGAAACAATTATCAACACCAGATGCGATCAGGCAGTGTTTTCAGATCGATCAGCAGGAGTTTGAAAAACGCTACCATCGCTATTTACAAAAAATTGCCAACTCACTGAAAGGTTATGAAACAAAATCCACCATCAGCTTTAGTGATTTACGGAAGCAATATGAACAGGATCAAAACAACCTGGACATCGCAGGACAATATGCTTACCAACTACTTCGACTCCGTAAGAAACAAAAAGCGCGTGAAATTGCACTCGATGTATTGAGCAAAAACCCCAAGCAACCTCAGGCAGCGCTCACCATTGCCCGTCTTGAACTTCTCTCAGAAGACATGAAATCGGCAACCGAAGTTCTTCAACCAGCCTTAAATTCAAAATCGCCTGATCCTGAGCTTCTGGAATTAGTCGGCAAATTACTACTGAAACAGAACAAGTTTCAAGAAGCACTCAAACTTTATCAAATGGGTCACTCAAAATATCCTTATCAAACCAAATGGCTGGAAGGTCTCGCGCAAATTTATCACAGCATGGATGATTCAGCAAATTTAGAATCGACATTAATCAAATACGTACATCTGGATCCTGCCAACAACAAGAGTATGAAAATCTTAATGCAGCTTTTTCTTGATCAGCAAAAATATGAGAATGCGTTGTATTGGGGACAACAAAGTTTGTACGTCGATGTACTCGACCCGGAAATACACCAACAAATAGCCGAAACCGCATTGAAACTAAACCAAACGGATTTAGCAATCCGAGAGTTAAAAATGCTCTTGCACCTCGATGTAGAGAATGAAGCGATGCGATTCCTCTTAGCCAAAACGTTATTCGACTCTGGAAATAAAAAGGAGGCTGTTGTTGAACTGGATCGTTTGCTACAGCAAAATCCGAATCATGTAAAAGCTATCGAATTAAAGAAAAAACAATAG
- a CDS encoding ExbD/TolR family protein gives MARKKTIFDTDEDSWKKKSMSRGTGDDLDITPMIDVTFLLLIFFMVTSTMQATQDSDVPVARHGVGVDTRLSTTILVHNDGNGINGQSVVEFKESGGATEVSLEELTAKVRERVQNGVSDVIIKADRGVPHGFVQEVTRAVTEVDGVKFYIGIEEKKNN, from the coding sequence ATGGCGAGAAAAAAAACAATATTTGATACTGATGAAGACAGTTGGAAAAAAAAATCTATGTCACGTGGAACCGGTGATGACTTGGATATCACCCCTATGATTGATGTCACGTTTCTCCTACTGATCTTCTTTATGGTCACTTCGACAATGCAGGCAACCCAGGACTCAGATGTCCCGGTTGCCCGACATGGAGTTGGTGTTGATACCCGACTTTCTACAACCATTTTAGTTCATAATGATGGAAACGGAATAAACGGACAGAGTGTTGTTGAATTTAAAGAATCAGGAGGCGCAACCGAAGTTTCACTCGAAGAGTTAACTGCTAAAGTACGCGAGCGCGTTCAAAATGGTGTGAGCGATGTCATCATCAAAGCAGACCGGGGCGTACCACATGGCTTTGTCCAGGAAGTGACTCGGGCGGTAACAGAAGTGGATGGAGTGAAATTTTATATTGGAATTGAAGAGAAAAAGAATAATTGA
- a CDS encoding DEAD/DEAH box helicase: MSFYGYHPIIEKWFRKRFQDPTDPQQQGWPCINRGEHTLISAPTGSGKTLTAFLSVIDRLVKRSLDGDLENEISVVYVSPLRALSNDMHRNLTEPLEEISQLLEEEGYTFTPIRVGLRTGDTPASKRAALVKRPPHILVTTPESLYLMLTASKSRETLKNVEMVIVDEIHALLRDKRGSHWSLTLERLEALIDHPLQRIGLSATQKPLERVAQYLVGNRPEIEITFNLPQVTSTEDPERVCRIVNIGHSRTLDVAIQVPPSELSAICSHEQWAEVLEQIVELIESHHSTLIFVNTRRLAERITHQLTERLGEDVVGSHHGSLSAKIRHRTEQKLKSGELKAVIATASLELGIDVGYIDLVIQIGSPRGIATFLQRIGRSGHSLGLVPKGRIFALSRDELFESMALVRSIKKGILDTVRMPESPIDILAQQITAEVSSQEWNSDELFELITRAYSFQNLKRKDYESTIQFLSEGISSTSGRSRVYLHHDQVQKRVRSRKNARLTATMNGGAIPEIASYRVVTEDDQTVVGSVDEDFAVESMAGDIFLLGNTSWKIRYVRGGDVTVVDANGAPPSIPFWFGEAPGRSLELSTEISDLREELEQQIENPEQAINWLVRETHTDEWGSKQIVDYVQAQKAALGVVPTQKRIVFERFFDESGGMQLIIHAPFGGDINRAWGYTMRKRFCRSYNFELQATADDNGIILSLGPQHSFPLESLFTMLNTSNVQQLSEQAILDHPMFHVRWRWNVTRALLVSRMQNGKKVSPPLQRFRAEDLLTAVFPRLTGCPENEIGEIVRPDHILVDQTLYDCLNEQLDIEGFKNVLLQLEQGSIKLIPRDTREPSPFCYELLNSSPYTFLDGGEAQERRARAVATRQTISVESVEDLGRLSPEAIAQVCQEAQPLVRNADELHDLLLGRIHLPINEQSDWVEWYQELESTGRATTLQRSEADIENSSPQSWVATERLPAALAAFPESQYQPLVTVPAGVRQEWESAEARTAIIRGLLDTCGPLTVSEIANFACLTDSQTEAALMALEGEGIAMQGYFRIKDPNWDQSQEGEPDAENATLSSETPSKEWCHRRLLARIHRLTLQGLRAQVQPVGTNVFIQFLSHLHGLTGDEKRSGTNGLFEVLSMLQGVDIPAICWERDILPSRITNYKTNDLDELCFTGEIGWGRLYPPKRAADQGKPMTGITRNAPVSFFLREDTPWLTYFNPIPSFQKITEEQNHLSSPAMEILELLTQQGALFATDMMTTTESMPSQIADSLGELISRGLVTSDSFSGMRQFTADRSSNNRRASRKKRIGLVRKRTTPNNTGRWSIWRRNTKNEIEEQSLQYYEYVEQWAWQLIRRWGVVFRDLLLKETGAPRWFELLQVYRRLEARGEIRGGRFVAGVAGEQFAMSSTIQELRKLRDNATSDELIILSASDPLNLVGILTKQARIPSTANNRLAYWNGNLIAYAKSEELFLVSKVNEKLKRELILGFGLPIKGTIINEEFSSDSDPHSQEPPLSANEEDGVLVSTGNHPDTDEKKSPRPSFL; the protein is encoded by the coding sequence ATGTCATTTTACGGGTATCACCCCATTATTGAAAAATGGTTTCGAAAACGCTTTCAAGATCCCACTGATCCTCAACAACAGGGATGGCCATGCATTAATCGTGGAGAGCACACCCTCATTTCTGCTCCCACCGGCAGTGGAAAGACTTTAACCGCATTTTTGTCTGTCATCGATCGCCTGGTTAAACGTTCTTTAGACGGTGATTTAGAGAATGAAATTTCCGTTGTCTATGTCTCGCCGTTACGTGCACTATCGAACGATATGCATCGTAACTTGACCGAGCCTCTAGAAGAAATCTCACAGCTTCTGGAAGAAGAAGGTTATACATTCACTCCCATTCGTGTCGGGTTGAGAACCGGCGATACTCCTGCTTCCAAACGAGCTGCACTCGTCAAACGGCCTCCCCACATTCTGGTCACGACTCCCGAGTCGTTGTATTTAATGTTAACGGCTTCGAAAAGTCGGGAAACCCTGAAAAACGTCGAAATGGTCATCGTCGATGAAATCCATGCATTATTACGGGACAAGCGTGGGTCACACTGGTCACTCACCCTCGAACGCCTGGAAGCGTTAATCGATCACCCCCTGCAGCGGATTGGTTTATCTGCCACACAAAAACCATTGGAACGGGTCGCACAATATCTGGTCGGAAACCGCCCCGAGATTGAAATCACATTTAATCTTCCCCAAGTGACTTCAACTGAAGATCCAGAACGTGTCTGCCGCATTGTGAATATTGGTCATTCACGGACGTTGGATGTGGCCATCCAGGTTCCTCCGTCAGAATTGAGCGCAATTTGCTCTCACGAACAGTGGGCTGAAGTGCTGGAACAAATTGTCGAATTGATTGAGTCACATCACAGTACGCTGATTTTCGTTAATACTCGTCGTCTGGCAGAACGCATTACCCATCAATTAACCGAGCGATTGGGTGAAGATGTTGTTGGCAGCCATCATGGTTCACTGTCGGCAAAAATTCGTCATCGCACCGAACAGAAACTGAAAAGCGGTGAACTCAAAGCTGTCATCGCGACGGCGTCTCTCGAGTTGGGAATCGACGTCGGCTATATCGATCTTGTCATTCAAATCGGTTCACCACGTGGCATCGCCACATTCCTGCAGCGTATCGGTCGTTCAGGACATTCATTGGGTCTGGTTCCTAAAGGACGAATTTTTGCTCTCTCCCGTGATGAATTGTTCGAAAGCATGGCGCTGGTTCGCTCAATCAAAAAAGGTATTCTGGATACGGTCCGAATGCCAGAATCCCCGATTGATATTCTCGCTCAACAAATCACAGCGGAAGTCTCCTCGCAAGAATGGAATTCGGATGAGTTATTTGAACTCATCACCCGCGCATATTCGTTTCAAAACCTCAAGCGAAAAGATTACGAAAGCACGATTCAATTTCTGAGTGAAGGCATCAGCAGCACTTCCGGACGCAGTCGCGTCTATCTACACCATGATCAGGTTCAAAAACGCGTTCGCAGCAGAAAAAATGCGAGGCTGACGGCAACCATGAACGGAGGCGCGATACCGGAAATTGCCTCCTATCGAGTGGTGACTGAAGACGATCAAACCGTGGTGGGCTCGGTCGATGAAGACTTCGCCGTGGAAAGTATGGCGGGAGATATATTTCTGCTCGGCAATACGTCCTGGAAAATTCGTTATGTTCGTGGCGGCGATGTGACAGTCGTTGATGCCAATGGTGCTCCCCCTTCAATTCCCTTCTGGTTCGGAGAAGCACCGGGACGCTCACTCGAACTTTCTACTGAAATCTCGGATCTCCGCGAAGAGCTGGAACAACAAATCGAAAATCCGGAGCAAGCCATCAATTGGCTGGTTCGTGAAACCCACACCGATGAGTGGGGCAGCAAACAAATAGTCGATTATGTTCAGGCTCAAAAAGCAGCTTTGGGAGTAGTACCAACTCAAAAACGGATCGTCTTTGAACGCTTTTTTGATGAATCGGGGGGAATGCAGCTGATAATTCATGCCCCCTTTGGTGGTGATATTAACCGCGCCTGGGGTTACACGATGCGCAAGCGTTTCTGCCGTTCTTATAATTTTGAATTGCAAGCAACTGCTGACGATAACGGCATCATTCTCTCACTGGGTCCGCAACACAGCTTCCCGCTGGAGAGCTTGTTTACCATGCTGAATACCAGCAACGTTCAGCAACTCTCCGAACAAGCGATTCTGGATCATCCCATGTTTCATGTACGGTGGCGCTGGAATGTCACTCGCGCGCTATTGGTTTCCCGTATGCAGAATGGAAAAAAGGTCTCCCCTCCTCTGCAACGATTTCGTGCAGAAGACTTGTTGACCGCCGTCTTTCCACGTTTGACAGGTTGTCCTGAAAATGAGATCGGTGAAATTGTGCGTCCTGATCATATTCTGGTTGACCAGACTTTGTACGATTGCCTGAACGAACAACTTGACATCGAAGGTTTCAAAAATGTTCTGCTGCAACTCGAACAAGGATCGATCAAACTGATCCCCCGCGATACACGCGAACCTTCACCGTTTTGTTATGAGCTATTAAATTCCAGCCCTTACACCTTTCTGGATGGAGGCGAAGCGCAAGAACGTCGTGCCCGTGCGGTTGCGACGCGGCAAACTATTTCTGTGGAAAGTGTCGAAGATCTGGGACGACTTTCCCCGGAAGCGATTGCGCAAGTATGTCAGGAAGCACAACCACTGGTTCGTAATGCAGACGAGCTACATGATCTCCTGCTGGGACGGATTCATCTACCGATTAATGAGCAATCTGATTGGGTTGAATGGTATCAGGAACTGGAATCAACGGGACGTGCCACCACCTTACAGAGATCTGAAGCTGATATAGAAAACAGCTCTCCGCAAAGTTGGGTTGCCACGGAACGCCTACCGGCGGCATTAGCAGCTTTTCCCGAAAGTCAGTACCAGCCTCTTGTGACGGTCCCAGCCGGTGTCCGTCAGGAATGGGAATCGGCTGAAGCCCGCACCGCCATCATTCGCGGGCTGCTGGATACCTGTGGTCCCTTGACAGTCTCCGAAATAGCAAATTTCGCGTGTTTGACCGATTCTCAAACGGAAGCAGCGTTAATGGCGCTCGAAGGGGAAGGGATCGCCATGCAGGGTTATTTTCGCATCAAAGATCCTAACTGGGATCAAAGCCAGGAGGGTGAACCTGACGCTGAAAACGCAACACTATCTTCTGAAACACCATCCAAAGAATGGTGCCACCGCCGTCTTCTGGCACGCATTCATCGACTGACATTGCAGGGACTACGTGCACAGGTACAGCCTGTTGGCACCAATGTGTTTATTCAATTCCTGTCGCACCTTCATGGACTGACTGGTGATGAAAAACGCTCTGGAACGAATGGCCTCTTTGAAGTGCTCTCGATGTTGCAAGGCGTTGATATCCCGGCAATCTGCTGGGAACGAGATATCCTCCCCTCACGAATCACAAACTATAAAACCAATGATCTGGATGAACTCTGTTTCACGGGTGAAATTGGCTGGGGACGTTTATATCCTCCCAAACGGGCCGCCGACCAGGGCAAACCGATGACCGGCATTACACGAAACGCCCCTGTCTCTTTCTTTTTGAGAGAAGACACTCCCTGGCTGACTTATTTTAATCCTATTCCTTCGTTTCAAAAGATCACAGAAGAGCAAAATCACCTCAGCAGTCCGGCAATGGAAATCCTGGAACTGCTGACTCAGCAAGGCGCACTCTTTGCCACCGACATGATGACAACAACCGAGTCGATGCCTTCACAAATTGCGGATTCATTGGGTGAACTGATTTCACGAGGACTCGTGACCTCTGACAGCTTCTCCGGTATGCGGCAATTTACCGCAGATCGCTCCTCTAACAATCGACGTGCTTCTCGCAAAAAACGGATCGGCCTGGTTCGAAAGCGGACCACACCGAACAATACCGGACGATGGTCTATCTGGCGACGTAATACTAAAAATGAGATTGAAGAACAAAGCCTTCAATACTATGAGTATGTCGAACAATGGGCGTGGCAATTAATCAGGCGCTGGGGTGTTGTCTTTCGCGATTTATTACTGAAAGAAACCGGTGCACCACGCTGGTTTGAGCTTCTTCAGGTTTACCGGCGGCTGGAAGCCCGCGGCGAAATTCGAGGCGGACGCTTTGTAGCTGGTGTTGCCGGCGAACAATTTGCGATGTCGAGTACAATTCAGGAATTACGAAAATTACGTGACAATGCAACGTCCGATGAATTAATCATCCTCTCCGCCTCTGACCCGTTGAATCTAGTCGGGATCCTTACAAAACAGGCGCGCATTCCCAGTACCGCCAATAATCGGCTCGCCTATTGGAATGGGAACTTGATTGCTTACGCAAAGAGTGAAGAACTCTTCCTCGTATCCAAAGTCAACGAAAAATTAAAACGAGAACTGATCCTGGGATTCGGGCTTCCCATTAAAGGTACGATCATCAATGAAGAATTCTCAAGTGACAGTGATCCACACTCACAAGAACCACCACTTTCAGCTAACGAAGAAGATGGCGTTCTGGTTTCAACGGGGAATCACCCTGACACAGATGAAAAAAAATCTCCGCGTCCTTCCTTTCTCTGA